Below is a genomic region from Nitrospinaceae bacterium.
GATTGGGTTTCAAAGACTTGTCAGGAAATGTAACACGGGGGTTGGTGGGAATGCAAATTTTTAAAAGACAGCGACCCGTTACGCAGGCTTAATAAATGGAAGGGTTTGTGAGGCTTCAGAAGGCAAGACGAAAGAAAATTCAGGCCTTTTTATGGGCCTTGAATTTCGTCTCCCAATAGACCAAAAACACGCTGGCAATAAAAACGGAAGAATACGTTCCGATGAAAACTCCTATCATCAAAGCAAATGAGAAATCATGGATGATGGCGCCGCCCAGAAAAAACAGGGCCATCACCACCAGCAACGTCGTCCCGGAAGTCAGCAGGGTACGGCTGAGCGTCTGGTTGATACTGACGTTAATCAATTCAAGGAGAGGCGTTTTCCCCCTGCGCCGCATATTTTCACGGATGCGGTCAAAAATAACGATCGTGTCGTTGAGGGAATACCCGATGATGGTCAGAAAAGCCGCTACGATCACCAGGGTGAATTCCTTGTCGGCCACCGAAAATGCGCCCATCGTGACCAGCACGTCGTGTACCAGAGCGATGATGGCGGCGATGGCGTATTGAAACTCAAAACGCCAGGAAATATAAATGACAATCCCTACAAGGGAATATAGGATGGAGAGGACCGCCTTTTCCCGCAGGTCACGCCCCACCTTGGGTCCCACCATCTCGACCCGTTCCACAGTGATGTCCTCGAGGTTGAATTTGTCCTTCAGACTGTTTTTCACCTGCGACCCAACCTCTTCCAGCTTTTCCTCGGACCGTTGCACCCGGATCAGAATATCCTGTTTCGACCCGAACTCCTGAATGGTGCTATCGCCCAAACCAATGGTCTTGAGTCCGTCGCGGATATTATCGATATCGGGGGGAGTTTTAAACTGCAATTGAATCAGGGTTCCGCCGGAAAAATCGATGCCGAATTTCAATCCGCCATGCATGACCACGGAAATCAATCCCGCAAGAATCAGAACGACAGAAAAAATGAGAGCGGTGCCCCTTTTGCCCATGAAATCGATTTCAGTGGGTCGCTTGAAGATTTCCATAGTTATTCATTAAAGGTTTAAACAGGATAACCCGATTCTGCCTGGGGCCATCAAATGCTCAAACGGGTTATTTTTTTCCGGCTCATCACGCTGTCAAAAATGGAGTGACTGACGAAAACCGCTGTAAACATACTCGCCGCGATGCCAATACAAAGTGTAATCGCAAATCCCTTGATCGGCCCGGTGCCGAACTGGAACAAAACAACGGCGGCAATGAATGTGGTTATATTGGCATCCACGATGGTCCTGAAGGCTTTGGCAAACCCGGCTTCAATGGCGGCGCGGACGGTTTTTCCATTCCGCAATTCCTCGCGGATGCGCTCAAAGACCAGTACATTGGCGTCGATGGCCATACCCACGGTCAAAATGATCCCCGCGATTCCCGGCAGAGTGAGCGCCGCGCCAAAATAAGCCAAGGCACCCACCAGCATGACGAGATTTAGAAACAGGGCGGTCACCGCCACCATACCTGACAGACGGTAATAAATAACGATGAAGATGATCACCAGAACGCCGCCATAAATAATGGAGCTGACCCCTTTTTCAATCGAATCTTTTCCGAGAGACGGCCCGACGGTGCGGTTTTCAAGGATCACCACCGGAGCCGGAAGGGCTCCCGCGCGCAGTATGATCGCCAGATCGCGCGCTTCCTCTGTCGTGAAACGCCCGGTGATCTGGGCCCGCCCACCGGCAATTTCATCCTGAATGACCGGCGCGGAATACACGTTGTTATCCAGCACGATGGCCAGCCGTTTCTTGATATTTTCCCGTGTGACCTGCTGAAAGATCGTCGCGCCCACCCGGTCAAAGGTGATGGCGACGTAGGGCTCGTTATAATCCTGGTCGTAACGGACCTCAGCGCTGGTCAGGGTCTCGCCGGTCAATACGGCGCGTTTTTTTAGCAGATAGGGTTCCTGCGTGACCTCTTTTGTCTCTTTATTTTCTACACGCTGGTAAAGGATTTCATCTTCTTCGGGAACATTGCCCTGAATCGCCGCTTCGACGCTTCGGCCCTCGTCCACCAGTTTGAACTCAAGGCGGGCGGTTTTACCGATCAGGTTTATGGCCCGTTGCGGATCTTTAATTCCTGGCAGTTGAACCAGAATGCGGTTTTCCCCCTGGGCTTGAATGGTGGGTTCGGAAACCCCGAATTGATCCACCCGGTTGCGAATGGTTTCCAACCCCTGGTTGACGGCATTTTTGCGGATTCTCTGAGCCTGCTCCTCGGTCAACTGAAAATTGAGATGCAGACCATCGGCGGAACTTCCTTTTTTGATAAGGAAAGGATAAGCCTCCATGATCTTTTCCACCTGCGGCTGATCCACCGTATCGACCATGCGAACCGTGACCCGGTAATCCTCAAGATCGGAAGTGACTTTATCGATTTCGATGTCTTCGTTATCGGCATCGCGCTTGAGGTCGTCCGCCATCCTCTCCAGACTGGCTTCCACCGCCTTCTCGACCTGAACTTCCAGCACCAAATGCATCCCTCCCTGCAGATCCAGTCCCAGCGCAATCTTTTCTTTTAAAGGGTAAGCCAGCCAAACAGCTCCCAGGATTATCGCTAGAATCAGAGGAATCTTCCACTTGAGGTCTTTATACATTTATATCACTTTCCCTCGCTTTTAAGGGCGGCGATGGAAGTCCGGTTGATTTTGATCTTCACGTTATCGGCAATTTGAAGCATGACGACATCGTCTTTAATTTTTTTTACCGAACCGTGAATGCCGCTTAAGGTCACAACCTGATCGCCTTCCTTCAGGTCGTCCAGCATTCTTTGAGTTTCTTTCTGTTTTTTCTGTTGGGGCCGGATCAGGATAAAATAGAAGATGGCAAACATCATGATCATCGGCGGCAACAACGCCAAAAATCCTCCCCCTCCTCCTTCGCCACCTTCCGGCGGAGGCGCCATTGCAAACACTAGATCAAGCATAAAATGAATTTCCTATAATTTAGTGGATTCGGTTGTTCAGGGTGTGACGGCACTTCGGCCAACTATTGTACAGAATTACAAATGCTTATCAAGAGAACTCCGCGGGAATAAGCAGGCCGTGTGAAGGTTCTGCTTCTATCAAATCCATAGAGGTTTGTCAAGATGCCCGCTTCCAGCGCTGGCTCCTCCGCGGAGAATGCGCTGGCTAATAAAATTCCTGGGGGACGCTTGCCTCTTTGGTCAACTCAACATACAGACGGTGGAATTCTTCCGTCGTGAGTTTTGGATCGCGTAAAGCCGCCAGTTGCTCCTGAGTGATCGGGGTTTCCGAAGTATCGTCCCAGGCCGACGTGGCGATGGCGACATAATTTGAGGGGTTGAGACGTTGATGGATCAATCCGGTGATCTCATCATTATATTCCAGGGCCAGATCCATTATCATCCGGGCATCTTCGGCGCTCAAACCGCTGCCCAGGGCGATATTTGTCGGAGGATGCCCGCCTTTCGGCTTCCAATACTGCACCGTGTGCCGCAACACTTTAATGGATTTGGATTTGAGGTATTCCCGTAATTCCTTTTTTCGCTTTTTCTGTTTATGAGCCAGCCACATCTCTATCGTGCAGATAGTGGTCACCGAGGTGTCGCAACTGGAAGCCGCCGAACCCAAAACAGGGAACGAAAACATCCCCGCCAGAAAGGAAATAACCAAAATGCCTGAAATTAATTTGTTCATACAAACCTCACTCCTGCGGAAATAATAAATGACTTAAACATCAAAAAATTTAAAAAATTTAATTTTCACTCTAAAGTTTTCGTTTTTTTAACCGATAGTTTTAGTGGGTTATTTTTTAATCAATGGGAGATTTAGATGGCTGCCATAAGTGATATCAGCGCCGTTTCACCGCAAATTCAAGCCGCCGCCACCGGGAAAGCATACAGTGCCCAGAAACAGGAAGGACAAGCGGCGGCTCAATTGATCGAATCCGCTACCCAAGCCACCGAGGCATCCATTTCCAGCGGCCCCAAAGCCACCGGAAACAACATCGATGTCACGGTTTAACGAATTTCATCCCTGAGCCCATCCAACCGCTGGGCTCGGGTTTTTAATATTATATCCCTTCGCCTTCCAGCTTGGCCCCCCGTTCTTAGTCAGATACCTCGATTCGCAGTTTATTCCAGGACCAGGGTTTGAAGGTTCGAAAAAGCTTCGCATTCCTTCAATAGTTTTTTCCCCTCCTCCGTCAGAGAATTGCCAAAAACCTCCAGATACTTTAAACCCGTCAACGTTTGACTCTCAGCCAACGCCCTGGCACCCTCATCTCCCATCTGGTTTTGCGCCAGATCGAGAGTCTCCAGGCTCACCAGATTGATGGACTGAGCCAGTTCCCGGGTCCCTTCCGAGCCTACCTTATTTTTCCATAAATTGAGCGTCGTCAGGTGAGAAAACACCGGAGATTTGGCAATGGCCCTGGCCCCTTCATCGCCGATGGTGTTGCGCTCCAGGTGCAGGACCCTGAGCCCGGTAATGACTTTGGAATCGGCCAAAGCTTTGATCCCGGCATCGGTGATTTCATTTCTTTCGAGATTCAATTCTCTAAGCCCCGCGAGTTCTTCATTCTTAGCCAAGGACTCCAACCCGGCGTCGCCGATGTATTTGAGCCTGAGATCGAGCACCGTTCCCGCCCGGGTAAGATACTTTTCGACCAGAACCTCCACGGGTTCGTCATTGAAAGGTTTATTCATTTTTAGGACCCTTTTCCCTTTGGTATGAAAGAACCCGTGGCACGTATTGTGCCTGGTTCTATTTTGACGCAAGAGATTATTGTATAAACCTTTACCCTATTGTCAACCGGCAAGGTGATCCGCGCCCGGCTATCGGAAACCGGATCTCTTAATAAAATTTGCCAAAGACACCCTTAAATTCTAAGATTAAATTGAGACGTGCAACCTGTTCATTTACCTGAGAAAACCCGGCATGCAAGAAAACCAGACTTTTTCCTACGACCCGGAAGTCTTATCCAAAATCTCTGCCCTTAAAATGCGGGCACTGAATCTGGTGGAGGGGCTTTTGTCCGGCCAGCACCGAAGCCGTCACAAAGGGTCGAGCGTCGAATTTGCCGAATACAAAGACTACACGCCAGGCGACGAAATCCGCCACATCGACTGGCGGGTGGTGGGCAAAACCGACAAATACCACATCAAGCAATTCGAGCAGTCCACCAACCTCAAATGCACCATTTTACTGGATTGCAGCGGGTCGATGAACTATATTTCCCCGAATCAAACGGGCCTAAGCAAAATGGATTATGCCCGCACCCTGGTAGCGTCCCTGGCCTGTCTGCTTTTAAAGCAATTCGATGCGGTGGGATTGGCGTTATTCAACGATCAGGTGACTCAGCACATCCCTCCCCGGTCCAAGACCTCGCACCTGCAACACATATTGCACGGGCTTTCCAGCGTAGAACCCGGCGGCGTCACCCGCATCGACAAAGTGGTCGGAAAGCTGGTGGAACGCCTGCAAAGCCGCGGCATGCTGATCCTGGTATCCGATCTTTTAGCCAAAGAGGACGATATTCATAAAGATCTCAAGCTCCTCGTCTCGCGTGGACTGGAAGTCGTCCTTTTCCATGTGCTTCACCCGGACGAAGTTTCGCTTCCTTTTGAAGGAGATATTGTTTTTGAATCGCTGGAAGACGATCCTAATATCGGTCTCGACCCGCAGGACGTGCGCGAGGAATACCAGAGGGCCATCCAAAACCAGATCGAGTCGTACCGCAGCCTGTGCCTGGGACTGCGGGTGGATTACGTTTTCCTGGAAACCTCGACGCCCTTGGAACAGGCCTTGAGTTACTACCTTTTGAAGCGCCAGAGTTTAAGCAAAGCATGAACCTGAATTTCCTCTCGCCCATTTATCTTTTAGGATTGCTGGGGATCGCCATTCCCGTGCTGATCCACCTGATGACCAAGCGTCAGCAGAAACACATCCGTTTTTCCGCCATCTATCTTTTGTTTCAGTCGCAAAAACGGTCGATCAAAAAATCCACCCCCAACCGTCTGCTGTTGCTGTTGATTCGCTGTCTGGGCATTTTACTTCTCAGCCTGGCTTTGGCCCACCCCATTTTTTCGTTCGGTGGACCGGAAGATTTTCTTCCCGAGGCCCCGGCGGCCACGGTTTTCATTCTGGACAATTCCTACAGCATGGGAATGCGCTCGGATGACCGCACCTTATACGCCAAGGCAGTGGAGGCGATGCTGCAGCCCATTGGCAAGCTCCCGCCGGGAACGCAAAACGTCTACAGCATCGTATTGGCTTCCCAATCCACCCGTTTGCTGCTGGGCTGGTCGGCGGACGCTTCCCTGGCGGGAAAACTACTCAAGACTTCCCAGCCTTCGTTTCAAACCACCAGCATCGGCAAAGCCCTGGAAGAAGCCGTGAAGCTTCTGGACAAGGCGGAGCAAAAAGTGAAGCGGATTTTTATCTTCACCGACCGGGATAAAAACGGATGGAAGGAAAAAGAATTTCCCGAAGCGGTCACCTCAAAAACCTATCCCGTGACCCTCGTTGATTTCTCACTATTGAAAACGGGGCAGAATCAGGCGGCGGTGACACAGGCTGAAGTGAACCAGGAGTTTCTCACCAACAGCCGGGTCATCCGAGTGAAAACCCAGGTCGCCAACCTGATGCGGGACCGGTCCATCGCCAGGCTGGACGCCGTTCTCTCGGTCAACGGCAAAAACCAGTCGGAAGGAACCCTGAAACTCGACGCCGGAGCAAAGGTCAAAAAGGAATTCACTTTCCCGGTCAAAGGCACGGACCCGATCGAGGGAAACATCGAAATTCCCGACGATTCCCTGCCCGTTGACAACAAACGCTTTTTCTCGTTCCAGCCCGACCAGAAAATCAAAGTCCTGATGGTGGACGGCGACCCCAAAACCGTGGCGCATCAAAGGGAATCGTTTTATCTGGAAAACGCATTGAATCCCTTCACCGTAGCGCTGTCCAACATCGAGCCGACCGTCTCAACGCTGGAAGAGTTGCCGGTGCGCGATCTGTTCGACTTTTCGGTGGTCATGCTGTGCAACGTCCGCGACCTGCCCTTCGATTACGAGCGCGAACTGGAAAAATACGTGCGCCGCGGCGGCGCTTTGTTCATCGCCCTGGGCGATCAGACGGACCCGAAATACTACAACGAAAAACTCGGCAACCTGCTTCCGGTCTCTCTCGCTTCCCTGAACCAGATCGGGGCCGCCGATGAACCCTTCCGTCTCAATCTGAAAAAAAGCAATCATCCGGTGTTAAGAGTCTTCAAGGCAAAATCCCTGGAAGAGATGAAAACCATCCGCTTTCAATCCCTCTACAGTGTCGAGCCCAGGGAAAACCGGGAATTCATCGTTCCTCTCAGCTTCACCAACAAATACCCCGCCATCGTCGAATCCGAGTTCGGCAAAGGCAAAGTAGTGCTCTACGTCTCCAGCATCGACCGCGACTGGAACAATTTTCCCATCCAACCGACGTTTCTTCCCTGGATTCAGCGCTGGGTGAAGTATTCGGCGCGCGGGTTGGAAAGCATCCAGCACCAGGACCTGTTGATCGGCGAACCGTTTGAATGGAAAGACGCCGATCCGGGAAACCGGCTATTCGTGGAATCGCCTGAGGGGCGCATCACCCAACTGGCGGGAACCTCCTATGAGCCGACCTTCCGTCCGGGCGTGTACCGGCTGTTTCGCAAAGTCGATGACGGGAAAGAAAAACCCACAGATGCCGAAAAACCTGAACCGAAAATTCTCTCCAAACTGCCGGCCAATGCCCAGCCTGCGGGAACCTTCACCGTGAACATCGACACACGCGAATCCATTGCCGGGAAAATCAGCGATGCGGAAATCCGAAAACTCATGGGCAACCTCAAAGTGCGGTTTTCATCCGGCGTAAAATCCCAGGAACCGGGCGACGCCTCGACCGGCACCCCGCTGGCCACCCCCTTTCTCCTGCTGGTCGCGGGCATGCTCCTCTGGGAAGGCTTTATGGTGCGGAGGGAGTGATGGGAGAATCTTGAAAAGGTTTTTCGGCAAGCCGTTATTTTAACAAAAATTACCAATGACAAGCCATGACATAACGATGGAATAATTTTTTATCAAAAGTTTAAAGTATGACTCCTATAAGTTGTCCTGAATGCGGAACAGAAATAAGTATAGGGGCTGAAATTTGCCCTTCATGCAAAAGCGATTTACCTCCTACTTCTAAAGACCTTCTTAAAAAAGAGAAGGGAAATTTTAAGGAGAATAAGGTAAACAAAAATAAATCCTCATTCTTTGGTAGACACTGGAGGGGCGAACTCAGCCTGGCTGTAAGTTATTGGATAAATATTTTCCTATTAACTATTTTAATAAAAATTGGGTTGGAATCTTTCAATTCTTTTGTAAATCAAGCCCAGTCTAATCTTAGATTTCTATATTTTTGTGTCATTCTATTACATACAACTTTCATTTTTACTATCTACCCTTGGCAAATTATTGGAACTTGGAGATCAGCAAACCTACACATCAAACGTACCAGTAAACGCTTTTGGGCTATTTTAGCAAAGGTTGTAATAGTGTTAGGAATACTTGGCACTATAGGACAAATGCCTACAATTTTTCCTCAATTAAAAGAATATTGGAAGATTGCATTTGCAAAAGGCGATTTTTCTAAAATGCGTATTACATTGCTACCGAATGGGAAAGAATTAGAAATCGTTGGAGGAATACCTTTTGGGTTAACTGACGAAGTTCGTAAAATTTTTAAAAATAACCCGAACATTCAAGTAATCCGTCTTGATAGCTTTGGCGGGAGAGTTGGCGAAGCTCACATACTAAGAAATTTTATCAAGGAGAAAAAGCTAATTACTTATTCTGCTAGGGGCTGTCTTAGTGCTTGCACGATTCCATTTATGGCTGGTAAGGAAAGAATTCTAAATCAAGGTGCACAACTTGGTTTTCATAAATATAGCTTCCCAGGTCTTTCAGACAAACAGTTCAAAGAAACCTACCGAATCAGTAAAGAAGCAATGATCTCTGATGGAATTGAAAAAAGATTTGTCGATAAGGCATTTACTGCTCAATCCGATGATATGTGGTATCCCTCCCACGATGAACTTGTTAAAGCGAATGTCGTAACCCGCCTTTCCGACGGAAAAGAATTCAGCGTTCCCTCTAAAACAGATGACATAGAGTTAGAACAAATTGAACAGGCTTTCTCAAGCATCCCCTTGTTTAAAGAAATTCAGAAATACGAGGCTGAGGTCTACCAAGCATTATTGCTGGAGGCAAAGCTAAGGTATTCACAGGGAGCCGGTCGACTGAATATGTCATATTATTTAAATAAAAAAATTGCAAAAATTGCTGGTAAAAAGTTGCCAATAGCCCCTGATAAA
It encodes:
- the yajC gene encoding preprotein translocase subunit YajC, giving the protein MLDLVFAMAPPPEGGEGGGGGFLALLPPMIMMFAIFYFILIRPQQKKQKETQRMLDDLKEGDQVVTLSGIHGSVKKIKDDVVMLQIADNVKIKINRTSIAALKSEGK
- the secF gene encoding protein-export membrane protein SecF; protein product: MEIFKRPTEIDFMGKRGTALIFSVVLILAGLISVVMHGGLKFGIDFSGGTLIQLQFKTPPDIDNIRDGLKTIGLGDSTIQEFGSKQDILIRVQRSEEKLEEVGSQVKNSLKDKFNLEDITVERVEMVGPKVGRDLREKAVLSILYSLVGIVIYISWRFEFQYAIAAIIALVHDVLVTMGAFSVADKEFTLVIVAAFLTIIGYSLNDTIVIFDRIRENMRRRGKTPLLELINVSINQTLSRTLLTSGTTLLVVMALFFLGGAIIHDFSFALMIGVFIGTYSSVFIASVFLVYWETKFKAHKKA
- the secD gene encoding protein translocase subunit SecD; translated protein: MYKDLKWKIPLILAIILGAVWLAYPLKEKIALGLDLQGGMHLVLEVQVEKAVEASLERMADDLKRDADNEDIEIDKVTSDLEDYRVTVRMVDTVDQPQVEKIMEAYPFLIKKGSSADGLHLNFQLTEEQAQRIRKNAVNQGLETIRNRVDQFGVSEPTIQAQGENRILVQLPGIKDPQRAINLIGKTARLEFKLVDEGRSVEAAIQGNVPEEDEILYQRVENKETKEVTQEPYLLKKRAVLTGETLTSAEVRYDQDYNEPYVAITFDRVGATIFQQVTRENIKKRLAIVLDNNVYSAPVIQDEIAGGRAQITGRFTTEEARDLAIILRAGALPAPVVILENRTVGPSLGKDSIEKGVSSIIYGGVLVIIFIVIYYRLSGMVAVTALFLNLVMLVGALAYFGAALTLPGIAGIILTVGMAIDANVLVFERIREELRNGKTVRAAIEAGFAKAFRTIVDANITTFIAAVVLFQFGTGPIKGFAITLCIGIAASMFTAVFVSHSIFDSVMSRKKITRLSI